One Streptomonospora salina genomic window, CCGGCGACGCTCATGCGGCCGTGGAGCCACGTCCGCGCCGCCTTGACGCAGTGCGCGCGGCCGTCGAACCGGAATGCGCACCGCCGCTGCCGGAGGCGCCGCGGAAATCGGGATTCGGGAGCGATAGCGTTGGACATGAGTCCTCACCTGCTGGTTCAGGTCGTGGGCTAAGGCCCTGGTCAGTGTGCCTGCACTGGTCAGGGCCGCTTTTGTCTGAAGCGGATACTCGGCTTCGGGCAGCTCCGACTTCAGATGGCCACAGTGCCACGCAATTTTGTATCCGCCCTCGTGCGGCCATGACGTGCAGTTTCTTGTGGAAACAGGTGGCACGGCGTAGTGAAAAGTGGTCAACTGTAGCCATGAGCCACGATGTGCGGATGGCGGAGCGGGCAGCACTCGTACAGTTCGGCAGCGAACTGCACAGATTGCGACGCACGTCCGATATGTCCCAGCGCGAACTCGCCAAGGCGACTTTGGTGTCGCACCAGATGCTGGGGGCGATCGAGCGCGCGGAGCGGTCTCCACGGAAAGAGTTCGCCGAGAAAGCCGACCAGGTACTCGGCGCCAACGGCACCCTCGCTCGGCTGTGGCCGGGCGCGCGGGACGCGTATCCGCATTGGTTCAAGAAATTCATCGATGTGGAGGCGGAAGCCGAGGCCATCTACGACTTCCAGGTCCAAGCGGTTCCCGGCCTCTTCCAAACGAAGGACTACGCTCGCGCCGTCCTCGGCGCCGGCTGGCCGCCCAAGACAGAGGAAGAGAACAGCCGCCTACTCGCAGTCCGACTCGAGCGACAGACGCTGCTCCAGCGCAACCATCCTCCGCTGCTGTGGGTCGTAATCGACGAGGGGGTACTTCGCCGTCCGGTGGGGTCGGCTGAGATCATGATCGAGCAGCTCGGTCGGCTCTTGGAGATCGCCGCTATGCCTTTCATCCGGCTTCAGGTCCTCCCCTTCGCGAAGGGCGTACACGCTGCGATGGACGGCGCCTTCAAGGTGTTGGACATGAGTAACGGCGAGAGTGCGGCCTACGCGGAAGTTCCGGGAACCGGCCGGGTGATCACCGACGGCAACGAAGTCTCGCAATGTGCGTTGCGTTTCGGCGCACTGCGCTCGGTCGCACTCTCCCCAGACGAGTCCGGCGAATTCATTCGCCAGTACAAGGGAAAATACGAAGATGAAATCCATTGATTCCGGCTGGCGCAAGAGCAGTTATAGCGGAAACCAGGGAGGCGACTGCGTCGAAGTCGCCGACGAAAGACACCGGGTCCACGTCCGCGACACCCGCAACCGGGAGCTGGGCCACCTGTCTTTCCCCGCCGCCTCCTGGCGAGCCTTCATCGCCGCCCTCAAGACCGACCGGCTGAGCGGATAGGCGTGTTTCGAAGGGCCGAGGTGCGGCCCGGAAAACGAGGCCCCCTCCGGAAACGCCACGGGCGCGTGACCGCGGGTGGCCGCCCCAGCACGTCCCGGTGGGGCCCTCACCGGGGGCGCGGGGCCTGGGGCCGGGCGGCTACGAGGCGGCTTCCAGCGGTACGCCGCTGCCGCGCCATACGGCCGCCAGCTCCTGCACCGGCACATCGAGCGCATCGCCGAGGCCGATGATCGTGCCGAACCCGGGCGAAGGCAGGCGGCCGGTTTCGATCTTGCGCAGGGTTTCCGGCGAAACACCGGCCGCGTGGGCGACGTCCGCGAGGTCGCGCCCTGCCCGCGCGTGGCGCAGCAGGGCACCGAGGCGCCTGCCGGCTTCGATCTGTGGGCTCGGCCGCACGATGCACGAAGGGCCGCACGTGTCGAACAAGGGCAGGGCGGGACACGGCCTGAAGCTCCGCTCGGGGCTGACCCTCGCGCTCGAACCCTGGTTCGCCCGCACAACCGACCGGATCGCCTACGACGCCGACGGCTGGACCATCCGGTCGGCGGACGGCTCGCGCACGGCCCACTCCGAACACACGGTGGCGATCACCGAGGAGGGCCCGCTCGTGCTCACCCGGCGCCGATCCGACCGCCCGGCGACGGAGCCGCATGCGCCGACCCGCCGGTCCGCGACGAGCGCGTGACGCTCCACCGCCGCCGGCGCCCGGGAACGCGCCCCGCCCCTGCCGGTCACCCCTCCGGTTCGACGACCACCGTCCCCGCGCCGCCGTCGATCGTGATCAGGTCGCCGGTGGAGACCGCCTCGGTGGCACCGGGCAGGCAGATGACGGCCGGGATGCCGTACTCGCGGGCCACCGTGGGCCCGTGGGCGACGACGGATCCGGTTTCGGTGACCAGGCCGCCGGCCGTCATGAACAGCGGAGTCCACCCGGGGTCGGTGGTGGGGGCCACCAGAATCTCGCCGGGTTCGATCCGGGCGCCGGAGGGGTCGAGGACCACACGTGCGCGCCCAGTGGCCCGGCCCGCCGCGGCCGGTGCGCCGGTCAGCGTCCCTTCGGATGCCTGCAGCGGCGGGGCCGGCGCCTCGACGGCGGTGCCGTCGGACAGCAGCGCGGCCGGCACGTGGCGGCGGCGCAGCTCGCGGGCGTGGACGGCTTTGCGGTCGGCGACCAGAGCGCGCTGGTCGAGACCGCCCTCGGCGGCGGCGCGGGCCTCGTCGAGACCCAGGAACACGATGTCCTCGGCGGCCTCCAGCCGTCCGCGCTCGGCCAGCTCCGCCCCGGCCAGCAGCAGCTGCCGGCGCATCTCGGCGTAGGGGACCAGCCAGGCGAACTTCGCCAGCTCCCGCATGCCGGCCAGCTCCCGCGTGCGGCGCATCAGGAACGCGGCCGCCCGCCCGCGCACGGGGCGGGCGCCGACGGCGCGCCGCGCCAAGTCGGCGACGGCGGCCTCGGCCTCGGCGGCGGCGCGCGCGAAGCGCCGCGGCGGGGCCTGGTCGGGGTCGTCCAGGCGCAGGTAGTTCGCGATGGTGGCGAACAGCGGCGCGGGGTCCTCCGACCAGCGCGGCAGGCCGATGTCGATCTCCCCGCCGGCGCGGTGGCCGTAGCGGTCGAGGAAGCCCTCCAGGCCGATGTCGGGCAGGGTCCCCGCGTGGTAGCGCGCCGCGAGCTCGGCCGGGTCGGTTCCGGTGAGCAGCTCGCGGTACTCGGCGGCGCCCTCGGCCAGCCGCCACAGCTCCAGGTCCATCTCGGTGGTGACGTTGTGCGGCGCACCGGCCAGCACCGCGGCCGCCTCCTGGGGTGTGGCGATACCTTTGAGCAGCGCGGGGAGGACCCGGGGCAGGAAGACGCCGACCATCGTCGGCATCGCCGCCGCGAAGACGTCGGGGCCGTAGACGCGGTCCAAACCGTCTTCGCCGATGTAGCGCAGCCGTTCGGAGGCCTCGGCACCGGGGCCGGGGCCCCGATGCCGGCGCAGCTGCGCGACGGCCTCCGCCGCGCGGGCGCGCGCCGCTTCCGGGCGGGCGAGGGCGCCGGCGAAAGCGAACACAGTCGGCGGCCCGTACCGCAGAGCCAGCCGGAGCAGCGCCGCCACAGGCAGCGGCACGGACCCGCGATCGGCGGAGAAGCGGGGGTCGGCCAGCATGCGCCGCACGGCGGCCTGCACGCGCGGGCCGTAGACCTCCATGCTCTCCGCCAGGTTCGGGCCGATCCACCGGTTGCGCATCAACCCGGTGACGTCGGTGAAGAGCCGCCCGCCGATGGGGACCATGTCGAAGAGGTCGCGGACGCCGTCGTCCAGGCGCGCGATCGCGAACATCCGGTCCAGGGCCTGCTGCAGCAGGGACATGCCGATCGGCGTGAACGGCCGCGCCATGCCCTGGATGGTGCCGACCTCCAGGTACAGGCGGGGTTCGGGGCGCCGAGGGGCCGCGGGCAGCGGGAAGAGCGCGGTGATCGGACGCGACTGCAGCAGCCACAGGACGCCGTCGCCGTCATAGGCCCACTCGACGTCCTGGGGCGCACCGAAGCCGCGCTGCAGGCGCTCCCCGACCGCGTGCAGCTCCTCCAGCTGCGCGGCCCGCAGGCAGCCGTCGTCGGGGGCCTCGGCGACGCCGCCGGCGTCGAGGACGTAGTGGTCGGGAGCGATGCTGCCGTCGACCACCGCGGTGCCCAGCCCCGAGGCGGCGTCGACGACGCTGCGGGAGCGGCTGCCGGTCGTGGGGTCGGCGGTGAACAGCACCCCGGCGGCCGCGGCGCCGACCATGCGCTGCACGACCACGGCCATGCGGGCTTCGGTACCGGGCGCCAGGTTGGCTTCGCGGTAGGCGCGGGCGCGGTCGGTCTCCAGCGACTCCCAGCAGCGCCGCACCGCCTGAACCAGCTCGCGCTCACCCTCGACGTTCAGACAGGTCTCCTGCTGCCCGGCGAAGCTGGCCTCGGGCAGGTCCTCGGCGGTGGCGCTGGAGCGCACCGCGACCGGACCGCCGCCGAGGTCGCGGTAGGCCGCCAGCAGGGCGTCCTCGGGGATCGCGCCGGCGGTGTAGGCGTCGGTGGTCAGGCAGAACCCCGGTGGAACGCGCTCGCCCAGGGCGATCATCGCGCCCAGCCCGGCGGCCTTCCCGCCGACGGTGTCCTCCATTCCCGCCGCAGCGGCGTCCAGGCCGACCACGTCCATGGCGCGCTCCTCCTCGCGGCGCCGCGGAGCCCGCTCGGTCCGGAGGCTCGCACCGACGGCGCCCTGCGGCCATACTCCCGCCGTGCGGGCGGGCCCGGCCAGGGCCGCACGGGCGTTCGCGTGTCAGGGGTGCGTTAAGGGTGCCGGGGCGCCAGCGTTCCGGCACCTGCCCGGCGCCGATCCCGACCAGAAGGAGTGCCGCCCGAGGCTCCGCCAGGCGAGAATGCCGGCGCTGCGGGGGTGTCGCTCCCGCGGGCCGACATCGTCGGCTCAGGCGTCGGCGAGGTGGGTGACGGTTCCGGTGTGATAGGTCATGTGCGCGATCGGCCACGCGGCCGTCTCGGCACCGGCGGCGTGCAGCGCGGTCCGCAGGACCGCGGACGCCTTCTCCAGCGCCGCAATCGGCTCACCGGTGAATACGAGGATCTCTACGTTCATGACCGATTCACCGGCGTCGCTGCTCACCGTCGGATCCGCGATGTCAGCGTTGCACGCGTCCAGATCCATGAGCGCATCCATGAGAGCGGTCGCCCGCTGATGGAACGAGGCGGGAGCCACCGGACCGGCAGTGTCGACGTGAAGGTCGAACACGACCTTCACCACCTGCTTGCTCATTGGTCCTCCTCGGTGTTCCTCATGCAACGCTGGCGCTTCGCCCAGCGAAGACGTTCCCCCCAATGACGGGGGTTGGAGGGCGTGAGGTGAATGTGGGTCATGTGCTCACCGCACGGACAGTAGACGGTGAAGTACTTCGGCGGACTCTCGATTCTCCAGCCTAGGCGATCGAACTCTTCGAGCGCCGCGCGCCCTTCCTTCTTGGGATGCCTGCCCCAATACCTACCCACGGTTTGTTCTCCGCCACCCGTTCTCGACTCGGCGACCCGCTACGACCGCTCCTGCGAAGCTTCGGCAGCCTGTCTCCTCGTGCTGCCGACGCGGCTAGGCGTGGCCACAGGTATGTCAGCCAGTCGGAGGGAGTGCATGGTCTTCCTGCTTGTTAGCCGATAAGGGACGGGCCCATTGTTGCCCTCTGTGACTCCTGCCGTGGCGAAGTGCCGAGGTTGGCCGCTTCCGGCCATCAGGGCTCGCCTGCGGGGGGCGCGCCAGCCGTGCACGCGCCGGAGCCCATGTGCCGCTTGCCACAGGGGTCTATGACCTCTAGCATTCCGGCGGCGGTGAATCGATTCGACATCGGACCTGTACGTCCGATTATCGAATCGATTCGACGACTCAGTGAGGAGGCAGGGCATGGCCACGATCAAAGACGTCGCCCGGGCGGCCGGGGTGGCGCCCAGCACGGTGTCCTATGTCCTCAGCGGGTCCCGGAAGATCTCCGCCGAAACCCGCACCGCAGTACAGGCGGCCGTCGAGGAGCTGGGTTACCACCCCAACGCCGGAGCGCGGTCGCTGCGCAGCACCCGCACCGGCGTCCTCGCCCTCGCGCTGCCGCTGTCCGGACGCGGGTACCTGCCCGTCGGCGGGCGCTTCATGTACGGGCTCAGCGAAGCGGCCGGCCGGCACGGCTACCTGGTGCTGCTGGTGACGCCGCCCGGCCAGGACGACACGGGTGCGGGGCTGGAGCGTGCCGCACGCGGCCGGTTCGCCGACGCCGCGGTGCTCATGGGAGTCGAGATGGCGGACCCCCGCGTCGCGGCCATGCGGGAGCTGGAGTTCCCGGTCGCCCTCATGGGCCACCCCGACGACGAAGCCTCCGCCCCCTGGACCGACCTGGACTGGGAAGAGTCCGTGGTGGCCGCGGTACGCGCCCTGCGCGAAGCCGGCCACCGCCGCGTGCTCTACCTGGGCACGGTCGAGGAGGACGTCGGCGCCCGCCGGACGTATTCGGTGCGCGGCATCCGCGGCGCCGAACGCTCCGCCGCCGAATCGGGCACGGCCGTCGACGTCTGCCACTCCAGCGACGACCCCGCCGAGCTGTACCGGCGCCTGGATTCCCGCTTCGACTCCGACGCCCCGCCCACCGCGCTCGCGGTCCAGCACCCTCCGGCGATCCCGGGCATCCTGCGCCATCTGGCCGCGCGCGGGATCGAGGTGCCGCGCGACGTGTCGCTGGTGGCGGTCGGCAACTTCCCCGAAGACCTCGGCGGCCTCGACGTGACCCGCATCGAGCTGCCCGTCGAGCGGATGTCGGCCGCCGTGACCCGGCTGGCCGTGGAGGCCGCCGCACACGCCGGTGATCCCGGACCGTCCGGCGACGGCGGCCGCGCACCGAACACGCTGATCCCGCCGCACCTCATCCGGGGCGCCACGGTCGCCCCCGCTCCCTGACCCCGTCCCCCACCGCCCGCACGCGGCGGCGCCGAGTCCCCATCCCCGTTCCCCCTACCCCGTCGACCCCCGACCCCGCGGCGGGCGGGCCCCGTGCCCGCCCGCTGCCGGAGACTCCATGAGACACCGACTCTCCCGCCCGCCACGCGGCGCGGCAGCGGCGGCCGCCGCAGTGGCGCTGGTCTGCGCCGGCTGCGCCGCCGAACCCGACCCGGACGTCTACACGATCATGAACTCCGCCACCGACGAGCCCTACCACAGCTGGGACGACGAGGTGATGGCCGAGTGCGGCGCCCAGGCGGGCGTAGAGGTCCGCCAACAGAGCGTGCCCGCCGACCAGCTCGTCCCCAAGGCGCTGCGCATGGCCTCCTCGCACTCGCTACCCGACGTGCTGGTGCTCGACGGCTCGGACATGCCCCAGTTCGCCGACCCCGGCGGCCTGGTGCCGCTGGCCGAGCTGGGCATGCCCCCGGACGAGCTCTCCGACGGGGCCCGCTCCTTCGGCAGCTACGACGGCACCTACTACGGCGCCGCGCGCTCGGTGAACTCGCTGGGCCTGTTCTACAACGAGGACATGCTGGCCGACGCGGGCGTGGAGCCGCCCCAGACCTGGGACGAGCTGCGCGAGACGGCGGCCGAGCTGACCGAGGGCGACCGCTACGGGCTGGCGATCAGCGCGCTGTCCACCGAGGACGGCGTCTACCAGTTCCTTCCGTGGCTGTGGTCCAACGGCGGCGACGAACGGCGGCTGGACGAACCCGAAGCGGTGGAGGCGCTGGAGTTCGTGTCGTCGCTGATCGACGACGGCTCGGCCTCGCGCTCGGCGGTGAACTGGACCCAGGCCGACGTCAACGACCAGTTCGTCGCGGGCAACAC contains:
- a CDS encoding helix-turn-helix domain-containing protein translates to MFDTCGPSCIVRPSPQIEAGRRLGALLRHARAGRDLADVAHAAGVSPETLRKIETGRLPSPGFGTIIGLGDALDVPVQELAAVWRGSGVPLEAAS
- a CDS encoding sugar ABC transporter substrate-binding protein, which translates into the protein MRHRLSRPPRGAAAAAAAVALVCAGCAAEPDPDVYTIMNSATDEPYHSWDDEVMAECGAQAGVEVRQQSVPADQLVPKALRMASSHSLPDVLVLDGSDMPQFADPGGLVPLAELGMPPDELSDGARSFGSYDGTYYGAARSVNSLGLFYNEDMLADAGVEPPQTWDELRETAAELTEGDRYGLAISALSTEDGVYQFLPWLWSNGGDERRLDEPEAVEALEFVSSLIDDGSASRSAVNWTQADVNDQFVAGNTAMMINGPWQKPVLDEHPDVDWGVVEVPVPEEGADPVAPIGGTTFTVPANSRNPEREQVAGELVTCLTASDAQLEWSTKANNVPVAPQAAEEYREQVPELAAFADQVETARSRTEHVGTDYSVYSQAIGTAVQAALTGEATPEQALTRAQSQVEQELRSRP
- a CDS encoding PEP/pyruvate-binding domain-containing protein, with protein sequence MDVVGLDAAAAGMEDTVGGKAAGLGAMIALGERVPPGFCLTTDAYTAGAIPEDALLAAYRDLGGGPVAVRSSATAEDLPEASFAGQQETCLNVEGERELVQAVRRCWESLETDRARAYREANLAPGTEARMAVVVQRMVGAAAAGVLFTADPTTGSRSRSVVDAASGLGTAVVDGSIAPDHYVLDAGGVAEAPDDGCLRAAQLEELHAVGERLQRGFGAPQDVEWAYDGDGVLWLLQSRPITALFPLPAAPRRPEPRLYLEVGTIQGMARPFTPIGMSLLQQALDRMFAIARLDDGVRDLFDMVPIGGRLFTDVTGLMRNRWIGPNLAESMEVYGPRVQAAVRRMLADPRFSADRGSVPLPVAALLRLALRYGPPTVFAFAGALARPEAARARAAEAVAQLRRHRGPGPGAEASERLRYIGEDGLDRVYGPDVFAAAMPTMVGVFLPRVLPALLKGIATPQEAAAVLAGAPHNVTTEMDLELWRLAEGAAEYRELLTGTDPAELAARYHAGTLPDIGLEGFLDRYGHRAGGEIDIGLPRWSEDPAPLFATIANYLRLDDPDQAPPRRFARAAAEAEAAVADLARRAVGARPVRGRAAAFLMRRTRELAGMRELAKFAWLVPYAEMRRQLLLAGAELAERGRLEAAEDIVFLGLDEARAAAEGGLDQRALVADRKAVHARELRRRHVPAALLSDGTAVEAPAPPLQASEGTLTGAPAAAGRATGRARVVLDPSGARIEPGEILVAPTTDPGWTPLFMTAGGLVTETGSVVAHGPTVAREYGIPAVICLPGATEAVSTGDLITIDGGAGTVVVEPEG
- a CDS encoding LacI family DNA-binding transcriptional regulator, yielding MATIKDVARAAGVAPSTVSYVLSGSRKISAETRTAVQAAVEELGYHPNAGARSLRSTRTGVLALALPLSGRGYLPVGGRFMYGLSEAAGRHGYLVLLVTPPGQDDTGAGLERAARGRFADAAVLMGVEMADPRVAAMRELEFPVALMGHPDDEASAPWTDLDWEESVVAAVRALREAGHRRVLYLGTVEEDVGARRTYSVRGIRGAERSAAESGTAVDVCHSSDDPAELYRRLDSRFDSDAPPTALAVQHPPAIPGILRHLAARGIEVPRDVSLVAVGNFPEDLGGLDVTRIELPVERMSAAVTRLAVEAAAHAGDPGPSGDGGRAPNTLIPPHLIRGATVAPAP
- a CDS encoding DUF397 domain-containing protein; this encodes MKSIDSGWRKSSYSGNQGGDCVEVADERHRVHVRDTRNRELGHLSFPAASWRAFIAALKTDRLSG
- a CDS encoding helix-turn-helix domain-containing protein, with the protein product MSHDVRMAERAALVQFGSELHRLRRTSDMSQRELAKATLVSHQMLGAIERAERSPRKEFAEKADQVLGANGTLARLWPGARDAYPHWFKKFIDVEAEAEAIYDFQVQAVPGLFQTKDYARAVLGAGWPPKTEEENSRLLAVRLERQTLLQRNHPPLLWVVIDEGVLRRPVGSAEIMIEQLGRLLEIAAMPFIRLQVLPFAKGVHAAMDGAFKVLDMSNGESAAYAEVPGTGRVITDGNEVSQCALRFGALRSVALSPDESGEFIRQYKGKYEDEIH